Below is a genomic region from Cloacibacillus sp..
GACCTTTTTGCGCTGGAGCCGTGCGTTGTCCGTCCCCGGAGGGTAGGGGATGGAGATCACCTCTCCGGTATAGATGTGGATCAGGTACATCGACTGTAGTCCGTTAAGGTACATACGCCCCTCCTCCGTGCAGCCCGAGGCGTATTCGAGGTTATGTCCGTAAAGGTTATATTGCGCCGGGTCGCCGCTCACATCTTTATAGGTGTGTCCCGCCCGGAAGCTGAACTGTCCCAGCGAAAATCGTCCGGGGCTGGTCCATACCTGCACCGACTCGCTGTGCGGCTCTTCGAGCAGCGTCGGGACGTGGTCGTGATTTCCAGTGACGAGGATCGCTCCGTAGTCCTCCTCCTCAAAGATGGAAAGGAAATTCTTTATCCGCTTTTGATAGAGGTCAAGCATTCCGGGGCGCTTCTCAAGTTTGATATTGTCTACGAAGTCACCCGTGTGAACTATCCAGGCGGGATGGAGGCGTCGCAGCACGCGCCGCAGATAGGGATAGATGGTGTAGGGTGTGTCGGAAATATGCAGCACCATATCCCTGGCGTCGATGCAGGGCGGGTTGATGCCGAACCATATTCCGAGGTCGTCAAAGTGCTTGATGATCGGGCACTCCCTTATCTCCTGAAGCGTCGGTTTCGGAATGTTGGGTGGTATGTGCAGTGTCGCCATGTCTATCGCCTCTTTATTATTTCAAAAAATTTTACGTAATTATGAACGAAAGACTTGTCTTTTTATCCTCCTTATTGTACCATAGTACCGATGATAAAATAAATATGGTTCTCCGAGCCTGCGTACCTAAGGAAAATATCTATGGTTATCAGGCCGTCAGGGTTGTTTTGGAAACGAGACAGCCTCCCTTTGGAAAGGAGAACGGCTGTTGCTTATGTTACGGGCCGTACTCTATACAAGGGGGTACGGCCCGTTTATTTTGTCGCCGATAGCTTAAAAAACACACAATCTCCACTTAAGCAAGGGGTGACCCCAACACCCCTTGTTTTCCCTTGATTTATTTGTTGAAATAATAACCGGAAATAGTGTACAATAGCGGCGGTGCGGATTTTATCCGCCAGGTGTTACCGCGTATGTTTGCCTGCATACGTCCCTGAAACTGCCTCTCCTGCGGCCGT
It encodes:
- a CDS encoding metallophosphoesterase produces the protein MATLHIPPNIPKPTLQEIRECPIIKHFDDLGIWFGINPPCIDARDMVLHISDTPYTIYPYLRRVLRRLHPAWIVHTGDFVDNIKLEKRPGMLDLYQKRIKNFLSIFEEEDYGAILVTGNHDHVPTLLEEPHSESVQVWTSPGRFSLGQFSFRAGHTYKDVSGDPAQYNLYGHNLEYASGCTEEGRMYLNGLQSMYLIHIYTGEVISIPYPPGTDNARLQRKKVSL